A stretch of Streptosporangiales bacterium DNA encodes these proteins:
- a CDS encoding 2-oxo acid dehydrogenase subunit E2, translating into MSDATEFLLPDVGEGIAEAELVEWLVGVGDTVAADQAIVVVETDKSQVELPAPVAGTVMQLGAAVGDVVEVGALLTRIATGSMGSSGSAAQPVRRRALASPSVRKRALRLGVDLADVVGTGPRGRVLAADLDTVEGAPTPEPAPEPVVTPASGKDDKVVELHGVRRQVARSMTEALRIPHITEFREVDATALLAAREALRPRLERDGLRLTMLPLLVRVCAWALARHPSMNARFDAENERLTQCGSVGLGIATATDDGLIVPVLHDADRRSLRDTVSELDRLVEAARARTARPADLAAGSCTLSNFGSLGTWLGTPVIRPPEVAIIGFGRVTEKVVAVDGVPVVRPVLPVVAATDHRVNDGAHLAALVGDLAAVVEQPLLLLDEN; encoded by the coding sequence ATGAGTGACGCGACGGAGTTCCTGCTGCCGGACGTCGGTGAGGGCATCGCGGAGGCCGAGCTCGTCGAGTGGCTGGTGGGTGTCGGTGACACGGTCGCCGCCGACCAGGCCATCGTCGTCGTGGAGACGGACAAGTCGCAGGTGGAGCTGCCGGCGCCGGTCGCGGGCACTGTGATGCAGCTCGGCGCGGCCGTCGGCGACGTCGTCGAGGTGGGCGCGCTGCTGACCCGCATCGCCACGGGCAGCATGGGAAGCAGCGGCAGTGCCGCGCAACCCGTACGACGGCGTGCGCTGGCGAGTCCGAGCGTGCGCAAGCGCGCATTGCGCCTTGGCGTCGACCTCGCCGATGTCGTGGGCACGGGACCGCGTGGACGGGTGCTCGCCGCCGACCTGGACACGGTCGAAGGCGCGCCGACACCGGAACCCGCACCAGAGCCAGTCGTGACGCCGGCGTCGGGCAAGGACGACAAGGTCGTCGAGCTGCACGGGGTACGACGGCAGGTCGCGCGGTCCATGACCGAGGCGCTGCGCATCCCGCACATCACCGAGTTCCGCGAGGTCGACGCGACGGCGTTACTCGCGGCCAGGGAAGCATTGCGGCCACGGCTGGAGCGCGACGGGTTGCGGCTGACCATGCTGCCGCTGCTGGTACGTGTCTGCGCCTGGGCGCTTGCCCGTCACCCGTCGATGAACGCACGCTTCGACGCCGAGAACGAGCGCCTCACCCAGTGCGGCTCCGTGGGTCTCGGCATCGCCACCGCAACCGACGACGGCCTGATCGTGCCCGTGCTGCACGACGCCGACCGGAGGTCACTGCGCGACACCGTGAGCGAACTCGACCGTCTCGTCGAAGCCGCACGCGCACGCACCGCGCGACCTGCCGACCTGGCTGCGGGCTCGTGCACGTTGAGCAACTTCGGGTCGCTCGGCACCTGGCTGGGTACGCCGGTGATCCGGCCACCAGAGGTGGCGATCATCGGCTTCGGCCGCGTCACGGAGAAGGTCGTCGCTGTCGACGGCGTTCCCGTGGTGCGTCCGGTACTTCCGGTCGTCGCGGCGACCGACCACAGGGTCAACGACGGCGCCCACCTCGCGGCGCTCGTCGGAGACCTCGCGGCGGTGGTCGAGCAACCGTTGCTGCTGCTCGACGAGAACTGA
- a CDS encoding alpha-ketoacid dehydrogenase subunit beta, with translation MTTRTMVESIRECLRQEMELDERVMVLGEDVGRLGGVFRATEGLLDRFGGERVVDMPVAEGAIVGAGIGLAISGLRPVVEIQFLGFGHQAFHQIGQQAARLRYRSQGRYGVPLVIRAPFGGGVRTPEMHSDAFEALYAHAPGLTVVAPATAYDAKGMLAEAIASDDPVLFLEPLKGYRLVRDDVPDERYRVGFGKARVVRQGDDVTLVAWSAAIAVAERAADELAAGGIGAEVVDLRSLVPLDTDTVRDSVARTGRVAIVQEAPFTGGFAAELTATIQQECFYELEAPILRITAPDTPYPLAGVEDLYVPDVDRVVAEVGALMAVPA, from the coding sequence ATGACGACGCGGACGATGGTCGAGAGCATCAGGGAGTGCCTGCGCCAGGAGATGGAGCTCGACGAACGCGTCATGGTGCTCGGCGAGGACGTCGGCAGGCTCGGCGGCGTGTTCCGTGCCACCGAGGGCCTGCTCGACCGCTTCGGCGGCGAGCGGGTGGTGGATATGCCGGTTGCCGAGGGGGCGATCGTCGGCGCGGGCATCGGCCTGGCGATCAGTGGGCTGCGGCCGGTGGTCGAGATCCAGTTCCTCGGCTTCGGGCACCAGGCGTTCCACCAGATCGGCCAGCAGGCCGCGCGGCTGCGTTACCGGTCACAGGGCCGGTACGGGGTGCCGCTGGTGATCCGTGCGCCGTTCGGTGGTGGGGTGAGGACGCCCGAGATGCACTCGGACGCGTTCGAGGCGCTCTACGCCCATGCCCCTGGACTCACCGTGGTCGCGCCCGCGACGGCCTACGACGCGAAAGGCATGCTCGCCGAGGCGATCGCGAGCGATGACCCCGTGCTGTTCCTCGAGCCGCTGAAGGGCTACCGCCTCGTCCGCGACGATGTGCCCGACGAGCGCTACCGGGTCGGTTTCGGCAAGGCGCGGGTGGTGCGGCAGGGCGACGACGTCACGCTGGTCGCGTGGTCGGCGGCCATCGCCGTGGCGGAGCGAGCCGCCGACGAGCTCGCGGCCGGGGGCATCGGCGCCGAGGTGGTCGACCTGCGTTCGCTCGTGCCGCTCGACACCGACACCGTCAGGGACTCGGTCGCCCGCACCGGAAGGGTGGCCATCGTGCAGGAGGCGCCGTTCACCGGCGGGTTCGCCGCGGAGCTCACCGCGACCATCCAGCAGGAGTGCTTCTACGAGCTCGAGGCGCCGATCCTGCGGATCACCGCGCCTGACACGCCGTACCCGCTTGCCGGCGTCGAGGACCTGTACGTACCCGACGTCGACCGGGTGGTCGCCGAGGTCGGCGCGCTGATGGCGGTTCCGGCATGA